Proteins from one Rosa chinensis cultivar Old Blush chromosome 7, RchiOBHm-V2, whole genome shotgun sequence genomic window:
- the LOC121050682 gene encoding uncharacterized protein LOC121050682, producing the protein MDRTWIVADRRSRDYKLGVIQFCKFALDNARDPNHISCPCTKCGNVEYFSISVIRDHLFVNGIDESYDKWTDHGEAIVDSGTDEDTNSMETDSDQSDSVQCNEGVEYEVELGSDVELEDDEDEGLSNECNEFRQFVDDANKPLYPGCDRHTKLNVLVRLYNLKAKHGMSDIAYSDWLIAFAEFLPVGNEIPASVYDAKKTLSALGMDYTKIHACPNDCILYRKEYVDETECPRCGLSRWKIGKNSKERDSVPAKVLWYFPPIPRFKKMFQSSETCKSLTWHAIDRKHDGLMRHPADAASWKLVDEKWPDFGSDPRNLRLALSSDGFNPHSSLSSKYSCWPVILVTYNLPPWLIMKRKHMMLTLLISGPKQPGNDIDVYLEPLIDDLKMLWEGVRGVYDARQSEYFTLRGLLFWTINDFLAYGNLSGSIVKGYNACPIFLEKTEPTRLVNGKKMAYIGHRRFLGRNHPYRKQKATFNNFLEHSPPPVPLTGEEVLCRVEEEVLKWPFGKKYPQPPYKGAEDENRPCWKKSLYFLNLNIGNFYRFGTALM; encoded by the coding sequence ATGGATAGAACATGGATAGTTGCAGATAGGAGATCTCGTGATTATAAGTTAGGGGTGATTCAATTCTGTAAGTTTGCCTTGGATAATGCTAGAGACCCAAATCACATTAGCTGTCCTTGCACGAAGTGTGGAAATGTAGAATATTTTTCGATTTCGGTAATTAGGGACCATTTATTTGTAAATGGAATTGATGAGAGTTATGATAAATGGACTGATCATGGGGAGGCTATCGTGGATTCAGGAACAGATGAAGATACCAATAGCATGGAAACAGATTCAGATCAATCTGATTCTGTGCAGTGTAATGAGGGGGTAGAATATGAAGTAGAATTAGGTAGTGACGTGGAGTTGGaagatgatgaggatgaagggCTTTCAAATGAGTGTAATGAGTTTAGACAGTTTGTTGATGATGCCAATAAACCGTTATACCCGGGTTGTGATAGGCACACAAAGCTAAATGTCCTTGTAAGACTTTACAACTTGAAAGCCAAGCATGGTATGAGTGATATCGCTTACTCTGATTGGTTGATTGCCTTTGCAGAGTTTCTTCCAGTAGGCAATGAGATACCTGCCTCTGTGTATGACGCAAAGAAGACCTTGAGTGCTCTAGGAATGGATTACACTAAAATTCATGCTTGCCCAAATGATTGTATTCTGTATAGAAAAGAGTATGTTGATGAAACTGAATGCCCTAGATGTGGTCTTTCAAGGTGGAAAATAGGTAAAAACTCGAAAGAGAGGGACAGTGTGCCTGCAAAGGTATTATGGTACTTTCCCCCTATTCCTAGGTTCAAAAAAATGTTTCAATCAAGTGAAACATGTAAGAGTTTGACTTGGCATGCTATTGATAGAAAACATGATGGCTTGATGCGTCATCCGGCAGATGCTGCTTCGTGGAAGTTAGTAGATGAAAAATGGCCGGACTTTGGTTCTGATCCTAGAAACCTTAGACTTGCATTGTCATCTGATGGGTTCAATCCCCATAGTTCATTAAGTAGCAAGTACAGTTGTTGGCCGGTAATTCTTGTGACCTACAATCTGCCTCCATGGTTAATAATGAAGAGGAAACATATGATgttaacattattgatatcgggGCCAAAACAACCAGGAAATGACATCGATGTCTACTTGGAACCTCTAATAGATGACTTAAAAATGTTGTGGGAAGGAGTTAGGGGAGTTTATGATGCAAGACAAAGTGAATACTTTACTCTTAGGGGTTTACTATTTTGGACAATAAATGATTTTCTAGCTTATGGTAACCTTTCTGGGAGTATTGTTAAGGGGTATAATGCATGCCCTATTTTCCTTGAAAAAACCGAACCTACAAGGCTAGttaatggaaagaaaatggccTACATTGGGCATCGAAGATTTTTGGGAAGAAACCATCCGTATCGAAAGCAAAAGGCTACCTTCAACAACTTCCTTGAGCATTCACCTCCTCCTGTGCCTTTGACTGGTGAAGAGGTATTGTGTAGGGTAGAGGAGGAAGTTTTGAAGTGGCCTTTTGGGAAGAAATATCCTCAACCTCCGTATAAGGGTGCCGAGGATGAAAATAGGCCTTGTTGGAAGAAAAGTCTATATTTTTTGaacttgaatattggaaatttctACCGGTTCGGCACTGCCTTGATGTGA
- the LOC112179893 gene encoding uncharacterized protein LOC112179893 produces the protein MRKTQQLRRRKNKYPHRMSRKGYAGLEDELSESMEEEEIDRATLWIKARQTKQGTFKDEETKQCAEKIVTLKEKVAIGELNTSGSDDVLTLALGTPEHPGRVRGVGGYVNPSIYFHFPKRRKESIQEAVKVSVQKILQEQKEKIIEEAKEQILQEHKEKIIENAKEQIIAEERAFWIAKFAELEAKVDGRRSGTSNKSNLHGSVGSCSQTDIPGVGEVSKKKEKDAKSVPINHKHNDQGKLAEVVDNAKLEEDQAQVHDDPIGYIDLTTKQEKSKVMGVEIDAKLALGSIDHIVALATIMECDDSSQTCHGYPLGDNNVRVSVYCVVDEKALVPFPVADEILTVRQAMGSWVAWPKELVIMSHDKKFTKDKAEKRKRKKLVLEEDENAKVLISLKSLAPSLPAPLKILCNWGEEAFKDGRAITFEMESEVFGYQRKTFILGSDVERIASMREVTGNCIVYTRGTFLIY, from the exons ATGCGTAAGACCCAACAATTGCGGCGCCGCAAGAACAAATATCCGCATCGAATGTCCCGTAAGGGATATGCTGGGTTGGAGGATGAGCTG TCTGAATcaatggaggaggaagaaattgaTAGAGCAACACTATGGATTAAAGCACGTCAGACCAAGCAGGGGACCTTCAAGGATGAAGAGACAAAGCAGTGCGCTGAAAAAATT GTTACCTTGAAGGAGAAGGTTGCTATTGGAGAACTAAACACTAGCGGAAGTGATGATGTATTGACGTTGGCTTTGGGGACTCCTGAGCATCCTGGAAGAGTGAGAGGCGTGGGAGGTTATGTGAACCCCTCCATTTACTTCCACTTCCCTAAACGTAGAAAGGAGAGCATCCAAGAGGCGGTGAAAGTGAGTGTGCAGAAAATTCTACAAGAGCAAAAAGAGAAGATCATTGAAGAGGCCAAGGAGCAGATTTTACAAGAgcacaaagagaagatcattgAAAATGCTAAGGAGCAGATAATTGCAGAAGAAAGGGCATTTTGGATTGCTAAATTTGCAGAGCTAGAAGCAAAGGTAGATGGAAGGCGTAGTGGGACAAGCAACAAAAGTAATCTGCATGGTTCTGTGGGTAGTTGTTCACAAACCGATATTCCCGGTGTTGGTGAA GTTtccaagaagaaggagaaggatgcCAAATCTGTCCCCATTAACCACAAACATAATGACCAGGGCAAGTTGGCTGAGGTGGTAGATAATGCAAAACTGGAAGAAGATCAAGCTCAGGTGCATGATGACCCTATAGGGTATATAGATTTGACAACAAAGCAAGAAAAATCAAAG GTGATGGGAGTTGAGATTGATGCCAAGTTGGCATTAGGGTCAATTGACCATATTGTAGCTTTAGCTACTATTATGGAATGCGATGACTCCTCTCAAACTTGTCATGGTTATCCACTAGGGGATAATAATGTGCGAGTTTCAGTCTATTGTGTTGTAGATGAGAAAGCCTTAGTTCCATTTCCTGTGGCCGATGAAATACTAACTGTTAGGCAAGCCATGGGGAGCTGGGTAGCATGGCCAAAAGAGCTGGTCATAATGTCACATGACAAG AAATTTACCAAGGATAAAgctgagaagaggaagagaaaaaaattggTACTGGAAGAAGACGAAAATGCTAAGGTACTAATTAGCTTAAAGTCTTTAGCACCTTCCTTGCCAGCTCCATTGAAGATACTTTGCAATTGGGGTGAAGAGGCATTTAAAGATGGGCGTGCTATCACGTTCGAAATGGAGTCTGAAGTATTTGGGTATCAACGAAAGACGTTTATACTAGGATCAGATGTTGAAAGAATTGCTAGCATGAGGGAAGTTACTGGAAACTGCATAGTGTATACCAGAG GTACCTTCTTGATTTATTGA
- the LOC112179894 gene encoding uncharacterized protein LOC112179894 has protein sequence MLDMVAFVDPSMIGAIRYGDGHAQSQHIKDRLLTAKPNQIFLLPYNADNHWMLTVVNPEENTVYFMDPLKRRLPTGEWRSIVDTAIAMYNAHRGKKGRSSVLWKNLAGIPPQPSSTECGYFVMRYMRDIIEDKDLSFVRKWERRSNYMYSQEDIDVIRNEWAKFVVKSYM, from the exons ATGCTggatatggttgcttttgttgaCCCTTCAATGATCGGTGCAATCCGGTACGGGGATGGTCATGCCCAGTCCCAGCATATCAAGGATAGGCTTTTAACGGCAAAACCAAACCAGATTTTCTTGCTGCCTTATAACGCAGA TAATCATTGGATGCTTACTGTTGTGAATCCGGAGGAAAACACTGTCTATTTCATGGATCCGTTGAAGAGGCGGTTACCCACTGGAGAATGGAGATCAATTGTTGATAC tgCCATTGCTATGTATAATGCACACAGAGGTAAGAAAGGCAGGAGTTCAGTTTTGTGGAAGAATTTAGCG GGTATTCCTCCCCAACCTAGCTCTACGGAGTGTGGCTACTTCGTGATGAGATACATGcgagatataattgaagataaGGATCTATCGTTTGTTCGTAAG tgggagaggagaagcaactacatgtATAGCCAAGAGGACATTGATGTAATCCGGAATGAGTGGGCAAAATTTGTCGTCAAGTCATATATGTAG
- the LOC121048867 gene encoding kiwellin-1-like: MTCFFSKGSILVILLLAICLVSEAQQCRPSGRIRGKKPPLGQCNQEDDSDCCKAGKMYPTYTCSPTMSGNTQAYLTLNSFEAGGDGGGPSECDGKYHNDNTPVVALSTGWYNGGSRCHNNIRINGNGCSVVAMVVDECDSTEGCDADHDYQPPCPNNIVDASKAVWKALGVSEDN; the protein is encoded by the coding sequence ATGACTTGCTTCTTTTCAAAAGGGTCTATTCTAGTCATTCTCCTTTTAGCAATCTGCTTGGTTAGTGAAGCTCAGCAATGTCGTCCAAGTGGAAGGATTAGAGGAAAGAAGCCCCCTCTTGGACAATGTAACCAGGAGGATGACTCTGACTGCTGCAAAGCTGGAAAAATGTACCCAACATACACATGCTCACCCACAATGTCAGGTAACACTCAGGCATACCTGACTCTCAACAGCTTTGAGGCAGGCGGTGATGGAGGAGGCCCATCTGAATGTGATGGCAAGTATCACAATGACAACACTCCAGTTGTGGCATTATCCACCGGATGGTACAACGGTGGATCAAGATGTCATAACAACATCAGAATTAATGGTAATGGGTGCAGTGTAGTGGCCATGGTAGTGGATGAGTGTGACTCAACTGAGGGATGTGATGCAGACCATGATTATCAGCCTCCTTGTCCTAACAACATTGTTGATGCTTCCAAGGCTGTCTGGAAAGCCTTAGGTGTATCTGAGGACAATTAG
- the LOC112178245 gene encoding putative disease resistance protein RGA3, with protein MESLIVSPLVEVLFGRLATTVVSEVRTRRGVKREIERMQEMLPVIQAVIEDAEEQQRKNKKVRTWLAKLKDVAVDADDLLDEVATLVLRKNFMKKEFRGPDAATRYDFLIIKLIAAQEEFDSESIRILLHVGIGILFPSSDRSMELRISMILREMEALQNTYTGEGKIKILQFILYSKLYVLDSRPNVNMKDRIGMILRKIGERTRYEVRKTSLTLESISTYRKKSRKLKEICGRLDDVAKEMSTFQFKETQSYGRSSTMERPQTGPSVNDSKVYGREEDVDKIVGMLLSSSSGPEVAVIPIVGIGGMGKTTLAQLVYNDPRVTSQFQSLMWVSVNDNFNPARIINQILSYVGHGSHDSFQIGVLQSQLRESLLGKRYLIVLDDVWNEDPDEWDKIMNPLKGSADGTEDGFPSLLRIVEQIVDKCKSVPLVANILGSMLRFKREESEWLHVQRSELWSIDAGENRILSILRIEDAGLWRAGVAESGSGRQVQRGLGCGGARQRRRGELIWAAVGLRCTGWRLRPAGR; from the exons ATGGAGTCTTTGATTGTGTCTCCGCTGGTAGAGGTGCTCTTTGGAAGGTTGGCTACCACTGTTGTTAGTGAAGTGCGAACTCGCAGAGGGGtcaagagagagatagagaggatGCAGGAGATGTTACCGGTGATTCAAGCGGTGATAGAGGATGCAGAGGAGCAGCAGAGGAAAAATAAGAAGGTGAGGACTTGGCTGGCAAAGCTCAAAGACGTTGCAGTAGATGCTGATGATCTGCTTGATGAGGTTGCCACTCTAGTTCTACGCAAGAATTTCATGAAAAAGGAATTTCGCGGACCAGATGCTGCTACTAGATATGATTTCCTAATAATAAAGCTTATTGCAGCACAGGAAGAGTTTGACAGCGAAAGTATTCGAATACTGCTTCATGTGGGAATTGGAATTCTGTTTCCTTCCTCGGATAGGAGCATGGAGCTGAGGATTAGTATGATTCTGAGAGAAATGGAAGCTCTACAAAATACTTACACGGGAGAGGGCAAAATCAAGATTCTtcagtttatactttatagcaAACTTTATGTACTTGATTCACGTCCGAATGTGAACATGAAGGACAGGATTGGTATGATACTGAGAAAGATTGGAGAGCGGACCAGATATGAGGTAAGGAAAACTAGCTTAACTCTTGAATCAATATCTACCTACCGTAAAAAGTCGCGTAAACTAAAGGAGATTTGTGGAAGATTGGATGATGTAGCCAAGGAAATGTCTACTTTCCAGTTCAAAGAAACTCAGTCGTATGGACGGTCAAGTACCATGGAGAGACCCCAAACTGGACCCTCTGTCAATGATTCAAAGGTTTATGGCAGAGAAGAGGATGTGGATAAAATTGTGGGGATGCTATTGTCTTCCAGTAGTGGTCCTGAAGTTGCAGTAATTCCCATTGTTGGTATTGGAGGGATGGGGAAAACAACACTTGCTCAGTTAGTTTATAATGATCCGAGGGTAACAAGCCAGTTTCAATCTTTAATGTGGGTGTCCGTCAATGACAATTTTAACCCGGCAAGGATCATAAATCAAATATTGAGTTATGTCGGACACGGCAGCCATGACTCATTTCAGATTGGGGTGCTGCAATCTCAATTGAGAGAATCCTTACTGGGAAAAAGATATTTGATAGTGCTCGATGATGTGTGGAATGAGGATCCAGATGAATGGGATAAAATAATGAATCCATTGAAAGGCTCCGCAG ATGGAACAGAGGACGGTTTTCCGAGCCTTCTGCGCATCGTTGAACAAATAGTAGACAAGTGCAAAAGTGTCCCATTGGTTGCAAATATTCTTGGAAGCATGCTGCGctttaaaagagaagaaagcgAGTGGTTACATGTGCAAAGGAGTGAACTATGGAGTATTGATGCAGGGGAGAACAGAATTCTGTCCATCTTAAGG ATAGAAGATGCTGGGCTGTGGCGGGCTGGTGTGGCAGAGTCTGGGAGCGGTAGGCAGGTGCAGCGCGGACTGGGCTGCGGCGGTGCACGGCAGAGAAGGCGCGGTGAGTTGATCTGGGCTGCAGTGGGCTTGCGATGCACTGGATGGAGGCTGCGGCCGGCAGGAAGATGA